From one Staphylococcus kloosii genomic stretch:
- a CDS encoding YbaB/EbfC family nucleoid-associated protein has product MRGGGNMQQMMKQMQKMQKKMGEEQEKLKEERVEGTAGGGMVTVTVTGHKEVVDVVIKEEAVDPDDIEMLQDLVIAATNEAMNKADELSQERLGKHTKGLNIPGM; this is encoded by the coding sequence ATGCGCGGTGGCGGAAATATGCAACAAATGATGAAACAAATGCAAAAAATGCAAAAGAAAATGGGCGAAGAGCAAGAGAAATTAAAAGAAGAACGCGTTGAAGGAACTGCAGGTGGCGGTATGGTTACTGTAACAGTGACTGGTCACAAAGAAGTAGTAGACGTTGTTATTAAAGAAGAAGCGGTAGACCCTGACGACATTGAAATGTTACAAGATTTAGTGATTGCTGCTACTAATGAAGCGATGAACAAAGCTGATGAATTATCACAAGAACGCTTAGGTAAGCACACTAAAGGCTTAAACATTCCTGGAATGTGA
- a CDS encoding GNAT family N-acetyltransferase, whose protein sequence is MQIYLSTLTENDYETSLQAIEAAFKNVEMSNHDEQQLVNKIRKSETYNYELEVVAKNDAGEVVGHALLSEVTIEDEHAQHVALALAPVSVISEYRNQGLGKALIQAVEERAKNHGYETIVVLGDPEYYQELGYECADNYKIYAPFDVPKAYFMVKFLTDANRPSGKVNYPAAFN, encoded by the coding sequence ATGCAAATATATCTAAGTACATTAACCGAAAATGATTATGAAACGAGTTTACAAGCTATTGAAGCAGCGTTCAAAAACGTTGAGATGTCAAATCACGATGAGCAACAACTTGTTAATAAGATTAGAAAGTCTGAGACTTATAATTATGAATTGGAAGTAGTGGCTAAAAATGACGCAGGAGAAGTTGTAGGACATGCGTTATTATCTGAAGTAACAATAGAAGATGAACACGCGCAACATGTTGCTTTAGCATTAGCACCAGTGTCTGTGATATCAGAATATCGTAATCAGGGGTTAGGCAAAGCGCTCATACAAGCAGTAGAAGAGCGAGCTAAAAATCATGGCTATGAGACGATTGTTGTGTTGGGTGATCCTGAATATTATCAAGAATTAGGTTATGAGTGTGCTGATAATTATAAAATTTATGCGCCTTTTGATGTTCCTAAAGCTTATTTTATGGTTAAATTTTTGACTGATGCTAACAGACCTTCAGGTAAAGTGAATTATCCTGCTGCTTTTAATTGA
- a CDS encoding glutamate synthase subunit beta — protein MGEFKGFMNYDKQQLDELSLVDRLKNHSAFQQRFTREEASIQGARCMDCGTPFCQTGEPFGRETIGCPIGNYIPEWNDLVYRKDFKAAYERLMETNNFPEFTGYVCPAPCEQSCVMKINRESVAIKGIERTIIDEAYENGWVQPTIPEVRKDEKVAIVGSGPAGLTAADELNKLGYNVTVYERAQEAGGLLMYGIPNMKLDKDVVRRRIKVMEESGIEFQTGIEIGVDISREALEESYDAIILCTGSQNARDLPLEGRMGQGIHFAMDYLTEQAEYLNGEIDETTITAEGKNVIVIGAGDTGADCVATALRENCKSIVQFNKYTKQPEAIEFETNEHWPLAMPVFKMDYAHKEYEAKFGIEPRAYGVQTMRYDVDHIGNVKGVYTQILQETEEGMVVVDGTERHWPADLVLLSIGFVGTETTVPHAFDIQTERNKIVADNKDFKTNQSKIFAAGDARRGQSLVVWAIQEGRAVADSVDSFLKAKAPV, from the coding sequence ATGGGTGAATTTAAAGGTTTTATGAATTATGATAAACAACAACTCGATGAATTATCATTAGTTGATCGTTTAAAAAATCACTCTGCATTCCAGCAGCGCTTCACACGTGAAGAAGCATCTATACAAGGTGCACGTTGTATGGATTGTGGTACACCATTCTGTCAAACGGGTGAACCATTTGGCCGCGAAACGATTGGTTGTCCTATTGGCAACTATATTCCTGAATGGAATGATTTAGTATATAGAAAAGATTTCAAAGCTGCATATGAACGTTTAATGGAAACAAATAATTTCCCGGAATTCACAGGATATGTTTGTCCAGCGCCATGTGAACAATCATGTGTAATGAAAATTAATCGTGAATCAGTAGCTATTAAAGGTATAGAGCGAACAATTATTGATGAAGCTTATGAAAATGGCTGGGTTCAGCCAACTATTCCTGAAGTTCGTAAGGACGAAAAAGTAGCAATAGTTGGTAGTGGTCCAGCTGGGCTAACTGCTGCTGATGAATTAAATAAATTAGGTTATAACGTGACGGTTTATGAACGTGCGCAAGAAGCGGGCGGACTACTAATGTACGGTATTCCTAATATGAAATTAGATAAAGATGTCGTTCGTAGAAGAATCAAAGTTATGGAAGAATCAGGCATCGAATTTCAAACGGGCATAGAAATTGGTGTTGATATTTCAAGAGAAGCATTAGAAGAATCTTATGATGCAATTATTTTATGCACAGGTTCTCAAAACGCTCGTGATTTACCTTTAGAAGGTCGTATGGGTCAAGGTATTCACTTTGCGATGGATTATTTAACAGAGCAAGCGGAATATTTAAATGGTGAAATTGACGAAACAACAATTACTGCAGAAGGTAAAAATGTCATCGTTATCGGTGCGGGTGATACAGGTGCCGATTGCGTTGCCACTGCATTAAGAGAAAATTGTAAATCAATCGTGCAATTCAACAAATATACAAAACAACCTGAAGCAATTGAGTTTGAGACTAATGAACATTGGCCATTAGCAATGCCGGTATTCAAAATGGACTATGCCCATAAAGAATATGAAGCGAAATTTGGTATAGAGCCAAGAGCTTACGGTGTACAAACAATGCGTTATGACGTTGATCATATTGGTAACGTTAAAGGTGTTTATACTCAAATTTTACAAGAAACTGAAGAAGGTATGGTTGTAGTAGACGGCACTGAACGTCATTGGCCAGCTGATTTAGTATTACTATCAATTGGTTTCGTAGGTACAGAAACTACAGTACCTCATGCATTTGATATTCAAACTGAACGTAATAAAATTGTTGCAGATAATAAAGACTTTAAAACGAATCAGTCTAAAATATTTGCAGCAGGTGATGCAAGAAGAGGTCAAAGTTTAGTCGTTTGGGCAATTCAAGAAGGAAGAGCCGTAGCCGATTCGGTAGATAGCTTCTTGAAAGCTAAGGCGCCAGTTTAA
- the recR gene encoding recombination mediator RecR, giving the protein MQYPEPISKLIDSFMKLPGIGPKTAQRLAFHVLDMKEDDVVQFAKALVDVKRELTYCSECGHITEQDPCYICQDKQRDRSIICVVEDDKDVIAMEKMREFKGLYHVLHGSISPMDGIGPEDINIPSLINRLKDEGVKELILAMNPNLEGESTAMYISRLVKPIGITVTRLAQGLSVGGDLEYADEVTLSKAIMGRTEM; this is encoded by the coding sequence ATGCAATATCCAGAACCTATTTCTAAACTGATTGACAGTTTCATGAAATTGCCAGGCATTGGACCGAAAACGGCACAACGTCTGGCATTTCACGTATTAGATATGAAAGAAGACGATGTCGTTCAATTTGCGAAAGCACTAGTAGATGTTAAACGTGAATTAACCTATTGTAGTGAATGCGGACATATAACAGAGCAAGACCCATGCTATATATGTCAGGATAAACAAAGAGATCGTTCTATTATCTGTGTAGTTGAAGACGATAAAGATGTTATTGCTATGGAAAAAATGCGAGAGTTCAAAGGATTGTATCATGTGCTTCATGGCTCAATATCTCCAATGGATGGAATTGGACCTGAAGATATCAATATCCCTTCCCTTATCAATCGTTTGAAAGATGAAGGCGTAAAAGAATTAATATTAGCAATGAACCCTAACTTAGAAGGCGAATCTACAGCAATGTATATTTCGCGTCTCGTTAAGCCAATAGGAATAACTGTAACTAGATTAGCGCAAGGCTTGTCAGTTGGCGGAGACTTAGAATACGCAGATGAAGTAACGCTATCAAAAGCTATTATGGGTAGGACTGAGATGTAA
- the treR gene encoding trehalose operon repressor — MGKKKFVLIYETLKSAILSEELTYGERIPSEHDLVEYYQASRETVRKALNLLVSDGMIQKIRGKGSVVIYQNITEFPFADLMSFNEVKNDLQLQYQTRVITFEQIKAGEEPYIKEQLGLTASAVLWHIVRLRMLNDKVKIIDEDYLVADMVPDITIEDAQSSIYHYIENVLGLEISYSNKAITFEPFGDLEFEQFGNIEPPYTATVRGIVHLKNTERFQYNISKHLATEFRFNDFSRRRKL, encoded by the coding sequence ATGGGAAAGAAAAAATTTGTTTTAATATATGAAACATTAAAATCAGCAATTTTATCAGAAGAGCTAACGTACGGTGAACGTATTCCTTCTGAACATGACTTAGTTGAATATTATCAAGCTTCTCGAGAAACTGTTAGAAAAGCACTTAACTTATTAGTTAGCGACGGTATGATACAGAAGATTAGAGGTAAGGGTTCTGTTGTTATTTACCAAAATATTACAGAGTTTCCGTTTGCTGACTTAATGAGCTTTAATGAAGTGAAAAATGATTTACAACTACAATATCAAACGAGGGTAATTACATTTGAACAGATTAAAGCAGGTGAAGAGCCGTATATTAAGGAACAGCTAGGACTAACGGCCAGCGCTGTATTATGGCATATAGTTAGGTTGAGAATGTTAAATGATAAAGTAAAGATTATTGACGAAGATTATCTTGTGGCTGACATGGTACCGGACATTACTATAGAAGATGCGCAATCATCAATTTATCATTATATAGAGAATGTATTAGGACTTGAAATTAGTTATTCTAATAAAGCCATTACTTTTGAACCTTTTGGTGATTTAGAGTTTGAACAATTTGGAAATATAGAACCGCCTTATACTGCTACGGTCAGAGGCATTGTTCATTTAAAAAATACTGAACGCTTTCAATACAATATATCAAAACATCTAGCTACCGAATTTAGATTCAATGATTTTTCGCGTAGAAGAAAACTGTAA
- the treP gene encoding PTS system trehalose-specific EIIBC component, with translation MAVKRKDVQDIVAAIGGKENVDTATHCVTRLRIVLKDDDKVDKDKLSENDLVKGQFKADNQYQIVIGPGTVDEVYKQFIEETGSSEASKDDAKAVAAQKGNALQRLIKLLGDIFIPILPAIVTAGLLLGINNLLTMENLFGPDPLVKQFPQLGDFSDIINVIANTAFTFLPALVGWSSMRVFGGSQILGLVLGLILMNPQLVPQSDIAKGHIPTWNIFGLHIKQLNYQGQVLPILLATYVLAQIEKFLNKRVLDSIKMLVVGPVSLLITGFLAFIVIGPVALWIGTGITNGVTFVFEHAGWLGGAIYGLFYAPLVITGLHHMFLAVDFQLMGSHLQGTYLWPIVAISNICQGSAAFGAWYVYKKRKMVKEQGLAVTSGISGFLGVTEPAMFGVNLPLKYPFLASIITSCVLGAIIGASGVLGKVGVGGVPAFISIQKEFWGVYLVCTLLAIIVPFVLTIILSRFSKEETKELVEE, from the coding sequence TTGGCTGTAAAAAGAAAAGATGTTCAAGATATCGTTGCAGCAATTGGGGGAAAAGAGAATGTCGACACAGCCACGCACTGTGTCACTCGTTTGCGTATAGTGTTGAAAGATGACGATAAGGTAGATAAGGATAAATTAAGTGAGAATGATTTAGTGAAAGGCCAGTTTAAAGCGGATAACCAATATCAAATAGTTATTGGTCCCGGTACGGTCGATGAAGTTTATAAACAATTTATCGAAGAAACTGGTTCTTCTGAAGCATCTAAAGATGATGCCAAAGCAGTAGCGGCGCAAAAGGGAAATGCGCTACAAAGATTAATCAAATTGTTGGGGGATATATTTATTCCGATCTTACCAGCAATCGTGACTGCTGGTTTGCTTTTAGGGATTAATAACTTATTAACGATGGAAAATTTATTTGGACCAGATCCATTAGTGAAACAATTCCCACAACTTGGAGATTTCTCGGATATTATTAATGTAATTGCAAATACTGCTTTTACATTTTTACCAGCACTTGTTGGTTGGAGTAGTATGCGTGTGTTCGGTGGGAGTCAAATTCTTGGTTTGGTATTAGGTTTAATACTAATGAATCCTCAATTAGTACCACAATCTGATATTGCTAAAGGCCATATCCCTACATGGAATATTTTCGGCTTGCACATTAAACAATTAAACTACCAAGGACAAGTATTACCAATATTACTTGCGACATACGTATTAGCACAAATTGAAAAATTCCTGAATAAACGTGTGTTAGATTCTATTAAAATGCTTGTTGTAGGACCTGTATCTTTATTAATCACAGGATTTTTAGCGTTTATCGTTATCGGACCGGTAGCTTTATGGATTGGTACTGGTATTACAAACGGCGTTACCTTTGTTTTTGAACATGCTGGTTGGTTAGGCGGTGCGATTTACGGATTATTCTACGCACCATTAGTTATTACAGGACTACATCACATGTTCTTAGCTGTAGACTTCCAATTAATGGGCAGTCATTTACAAGGCACTTACTTATGGCCAATCGTTGCAATTTCTAATATTTGTCAGGGTTCTGCTGCATTTGGTGCTTGGTATGTCTATAAAAAACGTAAAATGGTTAAAGAGCAAGGTTTAGCTGTAACTTCAGGTATTTCTGGTTTCTTAGGCGTAACAGAGCCGGCAATGTTTGGGGTCAACTTACCTCTGAAATATCCATTCTTAGCATCTATTATAACTTCTTGTGTATTAGGAGCGATTATCGGTGCAAGTGGCGTACTTGGTAAAGTTGGTGTTGGTGGTGTACCTGCATTTATTTCGATTCAAAAAGAATTCTGGGGCGTATATTTAGTTTGTACGTTACTAGCCATCATCGTACCGTTTGTTTTAACGATAATCTTATCTCGATTCAGTAAAGAAGAAACAAAAGAATTGGTAGAAGAGTAA
- the dnaX gene encoding DNA polymerase III subunit gamma/tau, translating into MNYQALYRMFRPQAFSDVVGQEHVTKTLRNAISKGKQSHAYIFSGPRGTGKTSIAKVFAKAINCLNSENGEPCNECVICKGITQGTNSDIIEIDAASNNGVDEIRNIRDKVKYAPSESKYKVYIIDEVHMLTTGAFNALLKTLEEPPAHAIFILATTEPHKIPPTIISRAQRFDFKSINHDQIVERLKFVAEEQQIDYDDAALDFVAKASEGGMRDALSIMDQAIAFGDDHLTLQDALNVTGSVDDEALNKLFAQIIDGDVKSAFSTYHQFVADGKEVNRLINDMIYFVRDTIMNKTADANTEYDALMHFELETLYQMIDIINDTLVSIRFSVNQNVHFEVLLVKLSEMVKEQPQTIQNVATTSVASEPNNDVLLQRMEQLENELKTLKTQGAATPAAQPAKPQPSNRGSKSKNIFSMQQITKVLDKANKEDIKLLKDHWGEVVDHAKNNDMKSLVSLLQNSEPVAASETHVLIKFEEEIHCEIVNKNDEKRENIENVVCNIIDKSVKVVGVPSDQWMRVRSEYLQNRKSSDGATSNDNSGESQQADEPEEVDVVQKAKDLFGENTVNVIDEE; encoded by the coding sequence GTGAATTACCAGGCTTTATATAGAATGTTTAGACCTCAAGCGTTTAGTGATGTCGTAGGTCAAGAGCATGTAACTAAAACTTTACGTAATGCAATTTCAAAAGGGAAGCAATCCCATGCATATATATTTAGTGGACCTCGTGGAACTGGTAAAACGAGTATTGCTAAGGTGTTTGCGAAAGCAATTAACTGTTTGAATAGTGAAAATGGGGAGCCATGTAATGAGTGTGTGATATGCAAAGGCATTACACAAGGTACTAATTCTGACATTATAGAAATCGATGCCGCAAGTAACAATGGTGTCGATGAAATAAGAAATATAAGAGATAAAGTAAAATATGCACCGAGCGAATCAAAATATAAAGTCTATATTATTGATGAGGTTCATATGCTTACTACAGGGGCATTTAACGCCTTATTAAAAACTTTAGAAGAACCACCAGCACACGCTATTTTTATTTTAGCGACTACAGAACCACATAAAATACCTCCAACTATTATCTCGAGAGCGCAACGCTTTGATTTTAAATCTATTAATCATGATCAAATTGTTGAGAGATTGAAGTTTGTAGCGGAAGAGCAACAAATAGATTATGACGATGCAGCGCTTGATTTTGTAGCTAAAGCTTCAGAAGGTGGTATGCGTGATGCATTGAGTATTATGGATCAGGCTATTGCATTTGGAGACGATCATTTAACATTACAAGACGCATTGAATGTAACGGGTAGTGTTGATGACGAAGCGCTCAATAAATTGTTCGCACAAATTATAGATGGTGATGTGAAGTCAGCGTTTAGCACATATCACCAATTTGTAGCAGACGGCAAAGAAGTCAATCGTCTCATTAATGATATGATTTACTTTGTTAGAGATACTATTATGAACAAAACTGCTGATGCTAATACTGAGTATGATGCATTAATGCATTTTGAATTAGAAACGTTGTATCAAATGATAGATATAATAAATGATACATTAGTGTCGATTCGATTTAGCGTAAATCAAAACGTACATTTCGAAGTCTTGTTAGTGAAATTATCTGAAATGGTAAAGGAACAACCACAAACGATTCAAAATGTTGCTACTACGAGTGTAGCTTCCGAACCTAATAATGATGTCTTGCTTCAACGTATGGAACAACTAGAAAACGAATTAAAAACTTTGAAAACACAAGGTGCAGCTACACCAGCGGCGCAACCAGCTAAACCACAACCGAGCAATCGTGGTAGTAAGTCCAAGAATATTTTCTCAATGCAGCAAATTACTAAAGTGTTAGATAAAGCGAATAAAGAAGATATTAAATTGTTGAAAGACCATTGGGGAGAAGTAGTAGATCATGCTAAAAATAATGATATGAAATCATTAGTTAGTTTATTACAAAACTCTGAACCTGTGGCAGCGAGTGAAACACATGTATTAATCAAATTTGAAGAAGAGATTCATTGTGAAATCGTTAATAAGAATGATGAAAAGCGCGAAAATATAGAAAACGTCGTATGTAATATCATAGATAAGAGTGTTAAAGTTGTTGGCGTGCCATCCGATCAGTGGATGAGAGTAAGATCAGAATATTTACAAAATAGAAAATCTAGTGACGGAGCTACTTCTAATGATAATAGTGGTGAGAGTCAGCAAGCTGATGAACCAGAAGAAGTAGATGTAGTTCAGAAAGCGAAAGACTTATTTGGTGAAAATACAGTTAACGTTATTGATGAAGAGTGA
- the treC gene encoding alpha,alpha-phosphotrehalase codes for MMAQNDWKKSVVYQIYPKSFNDTTGNGEGDINGIIEKLDYLQFLGVDYLWLTPVYESPMNDNGYDISDYYKINDQFGNIDDLKALIEQAHQRDLKIMLDIVINHTSTEHEWFKKAYSSVDNPYRDYYFFRRSANDVPPTNWESKFGGNAWKYDPETETYYLHLFDVTQADLNWDNPQVRSELYDVINYWIDFGVDGFRFDVINLISKGEFKDSEKIGKEFYTDGPRVHDYLHEMNRHTFGDKDMMTVGEMSSTTIDHCIKYTNPERQELSSVFNFHHLKVDYVDGEKWSNAKLDFLKLKEILMEWQLGIYEGGGWNAIFWCNHDQPRVVSRFGDDTTEDLRVRSGKMLAIALHMLQGTPYIYQGEEIGMTDPHFTSIEQYRDVESLNAYKAMQNKGYDEAEIIEILGQKSRDNSRTPVQWTNERNAGFTTGTPWIELPNNYNKINVEAAIADKNSILYVYKKLIELRHKHDIITYGSIEPLYMDDEHLFIYKRHYKGETWLVISNFSKSAITLPKDLNIEGDIILQNGKCNSGTIDGFGAIVIAQ; via the coding sequence ATCATGGCGCAAAATGATTGGAAAAAGTCTGTAGTTTATCAAATTTATCCTAAGTCATTTAATGATACAACTGGGAATGGAGAAGGCGATATTAACGGCATAATTGAAAAACTGGATTACTTACAATTTCTAGGTGTAGATTACTTATGGTTAACGCCAGTGTATGAGTCCCCGATGAACGATAACGGTTATGATATTAGTGATTATTATAAAATTAATGACCAATTTGGGAATATTGATGATTTAAAAGCGTTAATTGAACAAGCCCATCAACGTGACTTGAAAATTATGTTAGATATAGTAATTAACCATACTTCGACAGAGCATGAATGGTTTAAAAAAGCTTATTCAAGCGTCGATAACCCTTATAGAGATTATTATTTCTTTAGACGTTCCGCTAATGATGTACCACCTACAAACTGGGAATCTAAATTTGGTGGTAACGCTTGGAAATATGATCCTGAAACTGAAACATATTATTTACATTTATTTGATGTAACGCAAGCGGATTTGAATTGGGATAATCCGCAAGTAAGAAGTGAACTTTACGATGTTATCAATTATTGGATTGATTTTGGTGTCGATGGTTTCCGTTTTGATGTGATTAACCTTATTTCGAAAGGCGAGTTTAAAGACTCTGAAAAAATAGGGAAAGAATTTTATACAGATGGCCCACGTGTGCATGACTATTTACATGAAATGAATCGTCATACTTTTGGTGATAAAGACATGATGACAGTCGGTGAAATGTCATCTACTACAATTGACCACTGTATTAAATATACTAACCCCGAACGACAAGAATTAAGTAGTGTCTTCAATTTCCATCATTTAAAAGTAGATTACGTCGATGGAGAAAAATGGTCTAATGCAAAGTTAGACTTCTTGAAGCTAAAAGAAATATTAATGGAATGGCAACTTGGTATCTATGAAGGTGGAGGATGGAACGCTATATTTTGGTGCAATCATGACCAACCACGTGTCGTTTCAAGATTTGGTGATGATACGACAGAAGATTTAAGAGTACGAAGTGGCAAAATGTTAGCCATTGCGCTGCATATGCTACAAGGTACACCATATATTTATCAAGGCGAAGAAATAGGCATGACCGATCCACATTTTACTTCAATAGAACAATATAGAGATGTAGAATCATTAAATGCATATAAAGCCATGCAAAATAAAGGTTATGATGAAGCGGAAATAATAGAGATATTAGGACAAAAATCACGAGATAATTCTAGAACGCCAGTACAATGGACTAACGAACGTAATGCAGGATTTACTACTGGTACACCATGGATAGAATTACCTAATAATTACAACAAAATAAATGTCGAAGCAGCTATTGCTGATAAAAATTCGATTTTGTATGTATATAAAAAATTAATTGAATTACGACATAAACACGATATTATTACGTATGGTAGTATAGAGCCGTTATATATGGACGATGAACATTTATTTATCTATAAACGTCATTATAAAGGCGAAACTTGGCTTGTCATTTCGAACTTTTCAAAATCGGCTATAACATTACCGAAAGATTTGAATATCGAAGGCGATATTATACTGCAAAATGGCAAATGTAATAGTGGCACTATAGATGGATTTGGAGCGATAGTAATTGCTCAATAA